The Benincasa hispida cultivar B227 chromosome 11, ASM972705v1, whole genome shotgun sequence genome has a segment encoding these proteins:
- the LOC120090552 gene encoding caffeic acid 3-O-methyltransferase-like, with protein sequence MTLQAAFELGVFEILAKARNGAELSPAEIAAETTTNPEAATMVDRMLRLLASHSVVGYSLAFDEDGNVQRLYSLTPVSKYYVRNEDGVSFGPLLSLLQDKNLLHS encoded by the coding sequence ATGACACTCCAAGCAGCCTTCGAGCTCGGCGTGTTTGAGATCTTGGCCAAGGCCAGGAATGGGGCCGAGCTCTCTCCGGCAGAGATAGCGGCTGAGACCACAACAAACCCCGAAGCGGCGACAATGGTTGATCGGATGTTGAGGCTTTTGGCGAGCCACTCGGTTGTGGGATACTCTTTGGCCTTTGATGAAGATGGGAATGTGCAGAGACTTTATAGCCTTACGCCGGTTTCCAAGTATTATGTTCGTAATGAAGATGGTGTCTCGTTCGGTCCACTTTTATCGTTGCTTCAAGATAAAAACCTTCTCCATAGCTGA